The following proteins are co-located in the Chaetodon trifascialis isolate fChaTrf1 chromosome 14, fChaTrf1.hap1, whole genome shotgun sequence genome:
- the slc3a2b gene encoding solute carrier family 3 member 2b — protein MNTEETNVELKDAETKDAEPKDAAEPAQVAADADATEADVSEADLDQEEQEKQPMTGGGGGGGGDRAEEAPAEKNGAVKLKIPEEEEEEEEEVKFTGLNKEELLRVAGTPGWVRTRWALLVVFWLGWLGMLVGAVLIILQAPRCRDLPATSWWNDGPLYQIGSVQAFTAARDLKGLEQKVDSLSQLKVRGLVVGPIHVAPADEAVNLRFEEISPEAGTLEQFKGLVQAAHKKGISVVLDLTPNYQGSSGPWFSNISVTSVAERLKSALVFWLDEGVDGVQLSGVERVAGVVPSLWTDIRAIVQNGTDKHSKKRVLIGVTDRSSAEDVSALLSSTGVDLLISRVLRPGYADAAEHARSVQLLYSSQSQTKLAWSLGGRAEGHLASLVGLALVKLHQLLLLTLPGTPVFNYGDEIGLMDEGNKFPRMLWDSDEELNGTLQEEQAERLSCRSFFSSLSELRGKERSLLFGDFVLLSNSSSSLAYLRVWDQSQRYLAAFNWAEEAAALQLSGAALPRQAAVVLSTNSSVLPADTSVDLTDLRLGPGQAALLRFPYTG, from the exons ATGAACACGGAGGAGACGAACGTGGAGCTGAAGGACGCTGAGACCAAAGATGCGGAGCCGAAGGATGCGGCGGAGCCCGCGCAGGTCGCCGCGGATGCTGACGCGACGGAGGCCGATGTGAGCGAGGCGGATCTggaccaggaggagcaggagaagcagcCGATgaccggaggaggaggaggaggaggaggagaccgAGCCGAGGAGGCTCCGGCGGAGAAAAACGGTGCCGTGAAGCTGAAGATCcccgaggaggaagaggaggaggaggaggaggtaaaaTTCACCGGGCTCAACaaggaggagctgctgagggTGGCCGGGACGCCGGG CTGGGTGCGGACCCGCTGGGCGCTGCTGGTGGTCTTCTGGCTGGGCTGGTTGGGGATGCTGGTGGGAGCCGTCCTCATCATCCTGCAGGCTCCTCGCTGCAGAGATCTGCCCGCCACCAGCTGGTGGAACGACGGCCCGCTGTACCAGATCGGGAGCGTCCAGGCCTTCACCGCCGCCCGCGACCTGAAGG GCCTGGAGCAGAAGGTGGACAGTCTGTCTCagctgaaggtcagaggtctggTGGTTGGACCGATCCACGTCGCCCCGGCAGACGAAGCCGTGAACCTGAGGTTCGAGGAGATTTCCCCCGAGGCCGGAACCCTGGAGCAGTTTAAAGGCCTCGTCCAGGCCGCTCATAAGAAGG GTATTTCTGTGGTTCTGGATCTGACTCCAAACTACCAGGGATCATCTGGACCCTGGTTCTCCAACATCAGTGTGACCAGCGTGGCCGAGAGACTGAAG TCTGCTCTGGTGTTCTGGTTGGATGAAGGCGTGGACGGCGTGCAGTTGTCGGGGGTGGAGCGGGTGGCCGGTGTGGTTCCGTCTCTGTGGACCGACATCCGAGCCATCGTCCAGAACGGGACGGACAAGCATTCCAAAAAGAG AGTCCTGATCGGCGTCACGGACCGTTCCTCAGCTGAAGATGTGTccgccctcctctcctccaccggCGTCGACCTGCTGATCTCCAGGGTCCTCCGCCCAGGCTACGCCGACGCCGCCGAGCACGCTCGGTCCGTTCAGCTCTTGTATTCGTCCCAAAGCCAGACCAAGCTGGCCTGGAGCCTGGGGGGGCGAGCCGAGGGTCACCTGGCGTCGCTGGTGGGCCTGGCTCTGGTCAAACtgcaccagctgctgctgctcacgcTGCCCGGGACGCCCGTCTTCAACTATGGAGACGAGATCGGCCTGATGGACGAG GGCAACAAGTTTCCCAGGATGCTTTGGGACTCTGATGAGGAGCTGAATGGGACTCTGCAG GAGGAGCAGGCGGAGCGTCTGTCATGTCGCAGTTTCTTCAGCAGTCTGAGCGAGCTTCGTGGTAAAGAGCGCTCCCTGCTGTTCGGAGACTTCGTCCTCCTCTCtaactcctcctcctcgctggcGTACTTGCGGGTCTGGGATCAGAGCCAGCGTTACCTGGCCGCCTTCAACTGGGCTGAGGAGGCGGCGGCGCTGCAGCTGAGCGGCGCTGCGCTGCCTCGGCAGGCCGCCGTCGTGCTCAGCACCAACAGCAGCGTCCTGCCGGCGGACACCAGCGTGGACCTGACGGACCTGCGGCTCGGCCCCGGACAGGCCGCGCTCCTCAGGTTTCCCTACACTGGATAG